A genomic region of Leptospira mtsangambouensis contains the following coding sequences:
- a CDS encoding class I SAM-dependent rRNA methyltransferase, which translates to MVIRLKKNKEKAVLNFHPWIFSGAIASEEKGLPSGSIVRVESSSGVFLAWGHYDPKSQIRIRLFSFEELKNGSEESFWIEKWNAIYQSKRSLLPKETTGFRLFHSEGDGVPGVVVDCYHETAVMQLKTPGAMGLCESLVSFLSQKGFKTILERREKSDDKVGGDFIFHKGTETEPEFTEHGFKFIADITKGQKTGFFLDQRDNRALVSRYAKDRIILNTFAYSGAFSVYALLAGAKSVHSLDISKQAIELCERNLELNGINLKQQSEKHKSLILDSFDYLKTMDSNFYDLIILDPPAFTKSISTVNQASRGYKDINMRAMSKIKSGGLIFTFSCSQHISFDLFKKIVFGAAKDAKKSVRILHHLTQSPDHAYSVFHPEGEYLKGLVIQVDGDI; encoded by the coding sequence ATGGTCATTCGATTAAAAAAGAATAAAGAAAAAGCAGTATTAAATTTTCATCCTTGGATATTTTCGGGAGCCATAGCTTCAGAAGAAAAGGGATTGCCTTCCGGTTCCATTGTACGAGTGGAATCATCATCAGGTGTTTTTTTAGCCTGGGGACATTATGATCCCAAAAGCCAAATTCGTATTCGTTTGTTCTCTTTTGAAGAATTGAAAAATGGAAGTGAAGAATCATTTTGGATTGAAAAATGGAACGCTATTTATCAATCCAAAAGATCGCTTCTCCCCAAAGAAACAACTGGATTTCGTCTTTTTCATTCAGAAGGCGATGGAGTACCTGGTGTAGTTGTCGATTGCTACCATGAAACAGCTGTTATGCAGCTAAAAACACCAGGGGCTATGGGTCTATGTGAATCTTTGGTTTCATTTTTATCTCAAAAAGGTTTCAAAACCATTTTAGAAAGACGTGAAAAATCAGATGATAAAGTTGGCGGAGATTTTATTTTTCATAAGGGAACAGAAACAGAACCTGAATTTACTGAACATGGATTCAAGTTCATTGCTGACATTACGAAGGGACAAAAAACAGGATTTTTTTTAGACCAAAGAGACAATCGAGCATTGGTATCTCGTTATGCAAAGGATCGTATAATTTTAAATACCTTTGCCTATTCTGGAGCTTTTTCTGTTTATGCATTATTAGCTGGAGCAAAATCTGTTCATAGTTTAGATATATCGAAACAGGCAATTGAACTTTGTGAAAGAAATCTAGAACTAAACGGAATTAACTTAAAACAGCAGTCTGAAAAACACAAAAGTTTGATTTTAGATAGTTTCGATTATCTAAAGACTATGGATTCCAATTTTTATGATTTAATCATTTTGGATCCTCCAGCATTTACGAAAAGTATAAGTACAGTCAACCAGGCTAGCCGAGGTTACAAGGACATCAATATGAGGGCCATGTCCAAAATAAAATCTGGGGGGCTCATTTTTACCTTTTCTTGTTCACAGCATATTTCCTTTGATCTCTTCAAAAAAATTGTTTTCGGTGCTGCCAAGGATGCCAAAAAGAGCGTTAGAATTTTGCACCATCTTACCCAAAGCCCGGACCACGCATATTCTGTCTTTCATCCGGAAGGAGAATACCTAAAGGGGCTTGTGATTCAGGTTGATGGGGATATATGA
- a CDS encoding SpoIIE family protein phosphatase translates to MNVQVRLYMIKSILIFLVFSFSLLHSQTLPNSTTKTNENDIVSLDTNQNDPDSFWYMNEDELSEEEIQSITESNFKTKAWKQIAVPGNLYQNKENYATKKIVTLAKWVQFPEDSTKQLSFRLGVINDRDRTYLNGKLIGQTGEWNATEPQAYDKLRFYNIPSQLIQYGKKNLLLIKIQPYFGNSGGIEQDETLLGPTDKVNARFYKDEFIKLLFLTIYSTVGGYFLFLFIRRRKDRENLFFALFSFSFVIYNFLRNQLKYEFDFSFLEMKKLEYMTILLLIPFMYHFLRTLFEEKYHILGKILDGIQLVCFIYFALTHNIETFSFLLTNFIQPTWVLYVILIFAILFKNLKKKERRAFYITIGLTIVLFAAVVDTATNRNYWVFPRIMGYTFLVFNISLAIILANSFVKLNEEVEDLNKNLEKKVEERTDALNESLNQLQILKEKQDGDYFLTSLLIHPLARIDNHIPEIHIETYVNQKKKFQFRGKDGEIGGDICIVGTVHLELGEYTVFANGDAMGKSIQGAGGALVLGVVFQAVLSRAKSSYTKSRPPELWLKDLYVELQSVFVSFDGSMLSSVVLGMVAKDGFVYYINAEHPWSILYRDGVASFIETELSMRKLGFPKNDHYFQIKTFALEPGDTLLIGSDGRDDIGFIQEENGTRIINEDETLILRFVERSKSDLTNLVYEIETNGEITDDLSFLKIEYSPKNRRMSLPDFVKKEYIEIKTKAKQEKYEFALEQLETLKEKFPHPNFYAFAGKLYYQLKNWGEAIRNFKLATNENPNREDYLYLTAKTLFKNNQTQEAVIWSERLFLRNKFHKQNTILFLHLLDLTKNIDKKEFYLEFLTAEKV, encoded by the coding sequence ATGAACGTTCAAGTTCGTTTATATATGATAAAATCGATTCTCATTTTTCTTGTCTTTTCTTTTTCCCTACTTCATTCCCAAACATTACCGAATTCTACTACAAAAACCAATGAAAATGATATTGTTTCACTCGATACCAATCAAAATGATCCCGATTCCTTTTGGTATATGAATGAAGACGAATTGAGCGAAGAAGAAATCCAATCCATTACAGAGTCAAATTTCAAAACGAAAGCATGGAAACAAATCGCAGTTCCAGGAAATCTTTATCAAAATAAAGAAAACTATGCTACAAAGAAAATTGTCACACTAGCAAAATGGGTTCAGTTTCCTGAGGATTCAACTAAACAATTAAGTTTTCGCCTAGGAGTGATCAATGATAGGGACAGGACGTATTTAAACGGGAAATTGATAGGTCAAACAGGAGAATGGAATGCAACGGAACCACAAGCATATGACAAGTTACGATTTTACAATATTCCCTCTCAACTCATTCAGTATGGGAAAAAAAATCTTTTATTAATTAAAATCCAACCTTATTTCGGAAACTCTGGTGGGATCGAACAAGATGAGACCCTACTTGGACCCACAGATAAAGTCAACGCACGGTTTTACAAAGACGAATTTATTAAGTTACTATTTCTGACGATTTATTCTACAGTCGGAGGTTACTTTCTCTTTTTGTTTATTCGAAGAAGAAAAGATAGAGAAAATTTGTTTTTTGCATTATTTTCCTTCTCGTTCGTTATTTATAATTTCTTAAGAAACCAACTAAAGTATGAATTTGATTTTTCATTTTTAGAAATGAAAAAATTGGAATACATGACAATTCTATTACTCATACCATTCATGTATCATTTTCTTCGCACCTTATTCGAAGAAAAATACCATATCCTTGGTAAAATTTTAGATGGAATTCAACTTGTTTGTTTTATCTATTTTGCGCTGACTCATAACATAGAAACGTTTAGTTTTTTACTGACTAACTTCATCCAACCAACCTGGGTTTTATATGTTATACTAATTTTTGCGATTCTTTTCAAAAACCTAAAGAAAAAAGAGAGAAGAGCATTTTATATTACCATCGGGCTTACGATCGTTCTTTTTGCAGCAGTCGTTGACACAGCCACTAATCGTAATTACTGGGTGTTCCCACGAATTATGGGATATACATTTCTTGTTTTCAATATTTCTCTTGCGATCATTCTCGCAAATTCATTTGTAAAACTAAATGAGGAAGTAGAAGATTTAAATAAAAACTTAGAAAAAAAAGTAGAAGAAAGAACTGACGCCTTAAATGAATCACTAAACCAATTACAAATTCTAAAAGAAAAACAAGATGGTGATTACTTTTTAACATCCCTTCTCATCCATCCACTTGCACGCATCGATAACCATATTCCAGAGATTCATATTGAAACCTATGTGAACCAAAAGAAAAAATTTCAATTTCGAGGCAAAGACGGAGAAATTGGCGGCGACATCTGTATTGTTGGTACTGTGCATTTGGAATTAGGAGAATATACTGTTTTTGCCAATGGAGATGCAATGGGAAAATCAATCCAAGGTGCAGGCGGCGCATTGGTCTTAGGCGTTGTATTCCAAGCAGTACTTTCCCGAGCAAAATCCAGTTATACTAAATCAAGACCACCAGAACTTTGGCTAAAAGATTTATACGTGGAACTACAATCTGTATTTGTTAGTTTTGATGGATCAATGTTGTCTAGTGTTGTCCTTGGGATGGTCGCAAAAGATGGATTTGTTTACTATATCAATGCAGAACATCCTTGGAGTATTCTCTATAGAGATGGAGTTGCTTCATTTATTGAAACAGAACTATCCATGAGAAAACTCGGCTTTCCCAAAAACGACCATTACTTTCAAATCAAAACCTTTGCGCTAGAACCAGGAGATACTTTACTCATTGGTTCGGATGGAAGAGACGACATCGGATTTATCCAAGAGGAAAACGGCACAAGAATTATCAACGAAGATGAAACATTAATTTTACGTTTTGTGGAACGTTCTAAGTCAGATCTCACTAATTTGGTTTATGAAATCGAAACAAATGGAGAAATCACTGATGACCTATCATTTCTAAAAATAGAATATTCTCCAAAAAACAGAAGGATGTCACTCCCTGACTTTGTCAAAAAAGAATATATAGAAATCAAAACAAAAGCAAAACAAGAGAAATATGAATTCGCATTGGAACAATTAGAAACTCTTAAGGAAAAATTCCCTCACCCAAATTTTTATGCATTTGCAGGGAAATTGTATTATCAGTTGAAAAATTGGGGAGAAGCCATTCGAAATTTTAAACTGGCGACAAATGAAAATCCAAATAGAGAAGACTATCTCTATCTGACAGCTAAAACCTTATTCAAAAACAATCAAACACAAGAAGCTGTGATTTGGAGCGAACGACTGTTTTTAAGAAATAAGTTTCACAAGCAGAATACAATATTGTTTCTGCATCTGCTTGATTTAACAAAGAATATAGACAAAAAAGAGTTTTATTTAGAATTTTTAACCGCGGAAAAAGTATAA
- a CDS encoding undecaprenyl-diphosphate phosphatase — MDNTLNAFLRGIIEAATEFLPVSSTGHLFLFSYFFPFENLTIDHEAFEDLFDIFIQTGAILSVVVLYFKVLWKHTKTAVQFVTKTTDDKSGFEFYRNLIVGILPILILGFLFKNVLDQIKMRPDLLLILGLSWFVGGLVMVFVELKHYDEGDGRIIGMKESILVGLFQCFALIPGVSRSAATIITARTLGVSKKDSAEFSFFLAIPVLTLAGIYKLYKHRAILNSETIGLLFFGSIVSFVICYFIIRLFMAFIRRRSFLSFGIYRILLGLLVVLYFFRG, encoded by the coding sequence ATGGACAATACTTTAAATGCGTTTCTCCGTGGCATCATTGAAGCTGCCACGGAATTCCTTCCCGTTTCTTCTACAGGACATCTTTTTCTTTTTAGTTACTTTTTTCCTTTTGAAAACCTTACAATTGATCATGAAGCCTTTGAGGATTTGTTTGATATATTCATACAAACAGGTGCAATACTTTCTGTTGTAGTATTGTATTTCAAAGTTTTATGGAAACATACCAAAACTGCCGTTCAATTTGTAACCAAAACTACCGATGATAAGTCTGGATTTGAATTCTATCGCAATTTAATTGTTGGGATCCTTCCTATCCTCATTCTCGGTTTTTTGTTTAAAAACGTATTAGACCAAATTAAAATGAGACCTGATCTTCTTTTAATCCTTGGACTTTCTTGGTTTGTGGGAGGTCTTGTGATGGTGTTTGTAGAATTGAAACATTATGACGAAGGAGATGGTCGGATCATTGGGATGAAGGAGTCTATACTTGTTGGTCTTTTCCAATGTTTCGCTTTGATACCTGGTGTTTCAAGGTCAGCAGCAACAATCATCACTGCAAGGACACTTGGTGTTTCGAAAAAAGACTCTGCTGAGTTTTCTTTTTTTCTTGCGATTCCCGTCTTAACTCTTGCTGGTATTTATAAACTTTACAAACACCGAGCCATTTTGAATTCGGAGACCATTGGCCTTCTTTTTTTTGGTAGTATAGTTTCTTTTGTAATTTGTTACTTTATCATTCGATTGTTTATGGCCTTTATCCGCAGAAGGAGTTTTTTGTCCTTCGGAATCTATAGAATTCTACTTGGACTCCTTGTTGTTTTATACTTTTTCCGCGGTTAA
- a CDS encoding lipoprotein LipL31, with the protein MTKILPLFVFLASLFLVQCSDSSPVIETLDNHKITVKDFEAAYDTALDSISRLQNIEKKTLLEFIEKDINEVPQNFQDLNYQLQKKNFYQTYRQMIMTRLVAEKNGYISRPDVAEVIKQVEMQTIAQMYVSEQVEKKIQITDEQAKAECERLRGMDRNIANLTIDKCLTFAKAQIKQLQTREQLPLVVERIKEEVTIKRNDKFDLDAYLAPKKKVEEPADKK; encoded by the coding sequence ATGACTAAAATCCTTCCTTTGTTTGTTTTTTTGGCATCTCTTTTCCTCGTTCAGTGTTCGGACTCCTCTCCGGTCATCGAAACTTTGGATAACCATAAAATTACCGTAAAAGACTTTGAAGCAGCTTATGATACCGCTCTTGATTCAATCAGCCGTTTGCAAAATATCGAAAAGAAAACCCTTTTGGAATTCATTGAAAAAGACATCAATGAGGTTCCTCAAAACTTTCAAGATTTGAACTACCAACTTCAAAAGAAAAACTTCTATCAAACTTACCGCCAAATGATTATGACTCGACTTGTTGCTGAGAAAAACGGATACATTTCTCGTCCGGACGTTGCAGAAGTCATTAAACAAGTGGAAATGCAAACCATTGCTCAAATGTACGTTTCGGAACAAGTTGAGAAAAAAATCCAAATCACTGACGAACAAGCAAAAGCGGAATGTGAAAGACTTCGTGGTATGGATCGAAATATCGCAAACCTAACAATTGATAAATGCCTCACTTTTGCAAAAGCACAAATCAAGCAATTACAAACAAGAGAACAACTTCCTCTGGTAGTTGAAAGAATCAAAGAAGAAGTTACCATCAAACGTAACGATAAATTTGATTTAGATGCATACCTTGCACCAAAGAAAAAAGTGGAAGAACCAGCTGACAAAAAATAA
- the mfd gene encoding transcription-repair coupling factor, with amino-acid sequence MSKEIEDRKFNPKLVLSEIKTTLVNLSGIPESAHSFVTGSLYETLNSDSTFLVVLPTNQDAESFSRELLSFLPQEEIFYFPGPENIPYEYTKWQVEWKRDRILTINRILSGNRCLVVTSVSALLRKLPVKDSLKGKSITLKLGKDFPLDRLLSDLVNLGYHREEVCEQFGHFSLKGGILDIYTPYLANPVRIDFFGDTVDEIRTFDPNTQKSIAKIQEIVITAANETIVSREEKTKYQEILVSHKERRIPIDSELEIIEEHLPLIRNHEGFLNFFPKKPIVIFPRFFDTKERSYGMEREYNTLFEKKKEEALCLKPEDLLSFGEEWNTLTSEETPGIRFSLLPDHQKNFSFEPITEVRGFRGKIREAKEYFLELLNEDPKNKIFITSSFSAQMMRLKGLFSENEIETVHSESEEPRPLPLTSVNPGIHLVISDLKRGFHVLEDHIYIFTDNDLFGRQYKRKTRYKKQASQMIESFIDLKEGDYVVHVNHGVGRFVKIERTKADGKERDFLKLEYAGGDSLFVPLDQISLVQKYIGGTDTPKLDTLGKNSWKKAKDRVQESVDKLAEELVLLYSNRMKLNGFAFPPDTIWQEEFEAAFEFEETPDQISAIESVKQDLESARPMDRLVCGDVGYGKTEVAIRAAFKVIMAGKQVMLLTPTTILSLQHFNTFKLRYENYPVKIAFVSRFRSQAEIREDLKNFSEGKIDMLIGTHAILSSKVKPKNLGLLIIDEEQKFGVTHKEAIKKFKNLVDVLTLTATPIPRTLHMALTGIRELSIISTAPKNRQSVETYVLEEDDTLIQEAIRKEIERGGQVFYLYNRVESIEEEAAYIRSLVPEVSVGILHGQLTEDEIEETLVDFYEKKYDILVTTTIIESGIDMPNVNTLIVKRADMFGLSQLYQIRGRVGRSDRKAYAYMFYPSKKLMTELAEKRLNTIFEYQELGSGFKVAMRDLEIRGAGNLLGKEQSGDIMEVGFDLYVKMLEEAISRIKGEEVRVEVRTAVNLKTNFYLPDDYIPDTKQKIEFYKRFEGSANLDEIEELSLEMEDRFGELPQIAKTFVELEKIRTLASNLGFEFVTEKPDEILFKCGTYFRGNPDRVIQAMAKFKGLLISPQEPSVLRYTIPEREDLQKIKKLLSLLEFLAA; translated from the coding sequence ATGTCCAAAGAAATCGAAGATCGAAAATTTAATCCTAAACTTGTATTATCTGAAATAAAGACTACCTTAGTCAATTTGAGTGGGATTCCAGAATCGGCTCATTCTTTTGTGACAGGTTCTTTGTATGAAACACTTAACTCAGATTCTACTTTTTTAGTTGTACTGCCGACTAACCAAGATGCAGAGAGTTTTTCAAGAGAACTGTTGAGTTTTTTACCACAAGAGGAAATTTTTTATTTCCCTGGTCCAGAAAATATTCCTTATGAGTATACAAAATGGCAAGTAGAATGGAAACGTGATAGGATTCTTACAATCAATCGTATTTTGTCAGGAAATCGTTGTTTGGTGGTTACTTCAGTTTCTGCTCTTCTTAGAAAACTTCCGGTAAAAGATAGTTTAAAAGGAAAATCCATTACATTAAAACTGGGAAAAGATTTTCCCTTGGATCGTTTATTGTCCGATTTGGTCAATTTAGGATATCATAGGGAAGAAGTATGCGAACAGTTTGGTCATTTTAGTTTAAAGGGTGGAATTTTAGATATTTACACTCCTTATTTGGCAAACCCTGTGCGAATTGATTTTTTTGGCGATACGGTAGATGAAATTCGAACCTTCGATCCCAATACCCAAAAGTCCATTGCAAAAATTCAAGAAATTGTCATTACTGCAGCAAACGAAACCATTGTGAGTCGGGAAGAGAAGACAAAATACCAGGAGATTTTGGTTTCCCATAAAGAGAGACGCATTCCCATCGACTCGGAATTAGAAATCATTGAGGAACATCTTCCGTTGATTCGAAATCACGAAGGTTTTTTAAATTTCTTTCCTAAGAAACCAATTGTCATCTTTCCTAGATTTTTTGATACGAAAGAGCGTTCTTATGGAATGGAAAGAGAATACAACACTCTTTTCGAAAAGAAAAAAGAAGAAGCCCTCTGTTTAAAACCAGAAGATTTACTCTCCTTTGGAGAGGAATGGAATACTCTTACTTCAGAGGAAACTCCAGGAATCCGGTTTTCGCTTTTACCGGACCACCAGAAAAATTTTTCCTTTGAACCAATCACTGAAGTTAGGGGGTTTCGTGGAAAGATTCGTGAGGCAAAAGAATATTTTTTAGAGTTATTAAACGAAGATCCCAAAAATAAAATTTTTATTACTTCTTCCTTTTCTGCTCAGATGATGCGATTAAAAGGATTATTTTCTGAGAACGAAATAGAAACCGTTCATTCTGAATCGGAAGAACCAAGACCCCTTCCACTTACTTCAGTTAATCCTGGAATTCATTTAGTGATTTCTGATCTAAAACGTGGGTTTCATGTTTTAGAGGATCATATCTATATTTTTACTGATAATGATTTATTCGGGCGTCAGTACAAACGAAAAACTCGTTATAAAAAACAAGCCTCCCAGATGATTGAATCTTTCATTGATTTGAAAGAAGGCGACTATGTAGTACATGTCAATCATGGTGTGGGCCGATTTGTCAAAATTGAAAGAACAAAAGCAGACGGAAAAGAAAGAGACTTTTTAAAATTAGAATATGCAGGTGGGGATAGTTTATTTGTTCCCCTCGATCAAATTTCGTTAGTTCAGAAATATATTGGCGGAACGGACACACCCAAACTCGACACTCTTGGAAAAAATTCTTGGAAAAAAGCAAAAGATCGAGTTCAGGAATCTGTTGATAAACTTGCCGAAGAACTAGTGTTACTTTATTCGAATCGAATGAAATTGAATGGTTTTGCATTTCCACCTGATACCATTTGGCAAGAAGAGTTTGAAGCCGCCTTTGAATTTGAAGAAACACCTGATCAAATTTCTGCAATTGAATCGGTAAAACAAGATTTAGAATCTGCAAGGCCAATGGATCGTTTGGTCTGCGGTGACGTTGGATACGGGAAAACAGAAGTAGCGATTCGTGCTGCATTCAAGGTAATTATGGCTGGGAAACAAGTAATGCTTCTCACTCCCACAACCATCCTTTCCTTACAACATTTTAATACTTTCAAACTGAGATATGAGAACTACCCGGTAAAAATTGCTTTTGTTTCTCGTTTTCGTTCGCAAGCGGAAATTCGAGAAGATCTAAAGAATTTTTCAGAAGGTAAAATTGACATGCTCATCGGAACTCATGCGATTTTGTCTTCAAAGGTAAAACCCAAAAACTTAGGCCTATTGATTATTGACGAAGAACAAAAGTTTGGTGTCACTCACAAAGAGGCGATTAAAAAATTCAAAAATCTTGTGGATGTTTTGACCTTAACAGCAACACCGATACCGCGAACTTTGCATATGGCTCTCACTGGAATTCGTGAACTTTCTATAATTTCGACAGCACCAAAAAATAGACAAAGTGTCGAAACTTATGTTTTGGAAGAAGATGACACTCTCATTCAGGAAGCGATTCGGAAAGAAATTGAAAGAGGTGGGCAAGTTTTTTATCTTTACAATCGGGTGGAATCAATTGAAGAAGAGGCCGCTTATATTCGTTCATTGGTTCCGGAAGTTTCTGTTGGTATCCTTCATGGTCAGTTGACCGAAGATGAAATCGAAGAAACCTTAGTCGATTTTTATGAAAAAAAATATGATATTTTAGTCACAACAACAATCATTGAATCAGGAATTGATATGCCAAATGTCAATACTCTGATTGTGAAAAGGGCTGATATGTTTGGTCTTTCCCAGTTATACCAAATTCGGGGACGTGTGGGTCGCTCTGATAGAAAAGCCTATGCCTATATGTTTTATCCATCTAAAAAACTAATGACTGAACTTGCAGAAAAGAGGCTGAATACAATTTTCGAATACCAAGAGTTAGGTTCAGGTTTTAAAGTCGCCATGCGTGATTTAGAAATTCGCGGTGCGGGGAATCTTTTAGGGAAAGAACAATCCGGTGATATCATGGAAGTAGGTTTTGATCTATACGTCAAAATGTTAGAAGAGGCGATTTCACGAATCAAAGGTGAAGAAGTGCGAGTGGAAGTTCGTACTGCTGTTAATTTGAAAACAAACTTCTATCTTCCAGATGATTATATCCCGGATACAAAACAGAAAATTGAGTTCTACAAACGTTTTGAAGGATCTGCGAATTTGGATGAAATCGAGGAACTTTCCCTTGAGATGGAAGACCGATTTGGGGAACTGCCTCAAATTGCAAAGACCTTCGTGGAATTGGAAAAAATCCGCACTTTGGCTTCCAATTTAGGTTTCGAATTCGTGACAGAAAAACCTGATGAAATTCTATTCAAATGTGGAACCTATTTTCGGGGAAATCCTGACCGTGTGATCCAAGCCATGGCCAAGTTCAAAGGTTTGCTCATTTCGCCTCAAGAGCCATCTGTATTGCGTTATACGATTCCGGAAAGAGAAGATCTCCAAAAAATCAAAAAACTGCTCTCTCTTTTGGAATTTTTAGCCGCTTAA
- the panC gene encoding pantoate--beta-alanine ligase, giving the protein MIVISNIQELKKQIGIWKREGSSIGFCPTMGSLHSGHMDLVETSKKKTDKTIVSIFVNPTQFNDPKDFENYPVNTETDLKLCEEKGVDLVFLPEVKTIYPDTKTPIQMSIPTLQKHLCGRTRPGHFEGVLQIVSKLFHLTEPTTAFFGLKDYQQYRVISAMVQNLNFPLEVVGVPTRREPDGLAMSSRNVRLNSKDRETASLIPRMFALAEKTVLGGERNLPLWKEILRDFLLTGSSVRIDYLEVVDPVDLQPIEKMEGEVLLALAVFVGDVRLIDNQIIKIPIET; this is encoded by the coding sequence GTGATCGTTATATCTAACATTCAAGAACTAAAAAAACAAATTGGAATATGGAAAAGGGAAGGATCCTCCATTGGTTTTTGCCCTACAATGGGAAGTTTGCATTCAGGTCATATGGATTTGGTAGAAACTTCGAAGAAAAAAACTGATAAAACAATTGTATCAATTTTCGTAAACCCCACTCAGTTTAATGATCCAAAGGATTTTGAGAATTATCCGGTGAATACAGAAACCGATTTGAAGTTATGCGAAGAAAAGGGAGTGGATTTGGTTTTTTTACCCGAAGTCAAAACCATTTATCCGGATACCAAAACTCCAATCCAAATGAGTATCCCAACATTACAAAAACACCTTTGCGGACGCACAAGGCCTGGTCATTTTGAAGGTGTATTACAAATTGTATCGAAACTATTCCATTTAACTGAACCTACGACTGCTTTTTTTGGACTGAAGGACTACCAACAATACCGGGTGATTTCGGCGATGGTACAAAATCTTAATTTTCCTTTGGAAGTGGTTGGGGTTCCCACACGAAGGGAGCCGGATGGGCTTGCAATGAGTTCACGTAATGTTCGTCTGAACTCTAAAGATAGGGAAACAGCAAGTCTCATTCCAAGAATGTTTGCCTTGGCCGAAAAAACTGTTCTTGGTGGGGAACGGAACCTTCCTCTTTGGAAAGAAATTCTAAGGGATTTTTTGCTCACAGGAAGTTCTGTTCGTATTGATTACTTAGAAGTTGTAGATCCAGTTGATCTCCAACCGATTGAAAAAATGGAAGGAGAAGTGCTTCTCGCATTGGCTGTGTTTGTTGGTGATGTTCGTCTCATCGACAATCAGATAATTAAAATTCCAATTGAAACCTAA
- the hisD gene encoding histidinol dehydrogenase, whose translation MPIPILRSDRNSKKELDRFLSGAKEDLSSATAKILPILEAVRTRGDKALIEYTEKFDGIQLHSVSLDPHSIQTDLNQNVKEAFLRAKSNIEAFHEAQRRESWSRTIDGNRLGVKYTPIPSLSVYAPGGKALYPSSVLMGVIPAKIAGVKNIQLITPPQKEGLPDILVWLCQILEVNRIVTVGGAQGIAAGAYGTESIPKSEFIVGPGNAYVAAAKSYLAGQGIIGIDSPAGPSEVCIIADSSANPKWIACDMLSQAEHGEDSSAILLTTEEDFAKEVSEELEKAFVARPKRLEMKQNSIYKNSAILVFPSIEDCIWFSNELAPEHLEIQTKDNESVFSKIEHAGSVFIGPYSPVAMGDYISGTNHILPTARGSRIYSSLGVDTFLKRVTFQEVTKESLQTLYPFVKLMSELEGLDEEHGTSVKVRTEESL comes from the coding sequence ATGCCGATTCCCATTTTACGTTCCGACAGAAATTCTAAAAAAGAATTGGATCGTTTCCTTTCGGGAGCGAAAGAAGATCTGAGTTCTGCTACGGCAAAAATCCTTCCAATCTTAGAGGCCGTCCGAACGAGGGGAGACAAAGCCCTTATCGAATACACAGAAAAATTTGACGGGATTCAGTTGCATTCGGTTAGCCTTGATCCGCATTCCATACAAACAGATCTAAATCAAAATGTGAAAGAAGCCTTCCTTCGGGCTAAATCAAATATCGAAGCCTTTCACGAGGCACAAAGAAGAGAGTCTTGGTCGAGGACCATTGATGGCAACCGATTGGGTGTCAAATACACTCCCATTCCTTCTCTTTCTGTTTATGCTCCTGGTGGGAAGGCATTGTATCCTTCTAGTGTCCTCATGGGTGTGATCCCTGCCAAAATTGCTGGAGTCAAAAATATCCAACTAATCACTCCGCCACAAAAAGAGGGACTTCCGGATATTCTTGTTTGGTTATGCCAAATTTTGGAAGTAAATCGGATTGTTACAGTTGGTGGAGCGCAGGGAATTGCTGCTGGAGCTTACGGAACAGAATCCATTCCAAAATCAGAATTCATTGTTGGTCCAGGAAATGCTTATGTAGCAGCCGCCAAATCATATTTAGCTGGGCAAGGTATCATTGGTATTGATAGTCCTGCTGGCCCGAGTGAGGTTTGTATTATTGCTGATTCTTCTGCTAACCCGAAATGGATCGCTTGTGATATGTTATCGCAAGCAGAACATGGGGAAGATTCTTCTGCCATTTTACTCACAACAGAGGAAGATTTTGCAAAAGAGGTAAGTGAAGAATTGGAAAAAGCCTTTGTTGCACGCCCCAAACGGTTAGAGATGAAACAAAATTCCATTTATAAAAATTCAGCTATTTTGGTTTTTCCGAGTATAGAAGATTGTATTTGGTTTTCGAATGAGTTGGCTCCCGAACATTTAGAAATTCAAACAAAAGATAACGAATCCGTTTTTTCAAAAATTGAACATGCAGGCAGTGTTTTTATTGGTCCATATTCACCAGTGGCTATGGGGGATTATATCAGTGGTACCAATCATATCCTTCCGACTGCCAGAGGTAGTCGAATCTATTCTTCTCTTGGCGTGGATACATTTTTGAAACGAGTAACTTTCCAAGAAGTAACAAAAGAATCCTTACAAACTCTCTATCCATTTGTAAAATTAATGTCGGAATTAGAGGGATTGGATGAAGAGCATGGAACGAGTGTTAAAGTTCGTACAGAGGAATCATTGTGA